GGTCCTTTTCTCAATTTGAACGAAGATGATATTGAAGTTGACTTGGCCAATGAACTTTATTTAATTTTTGATGGGATTGGAGGCGTTGGGATAGGAGACATATCTGTCCAAGAAGTAAAAAAATATATCTCTACTTTTTTCACAAGAGTTTCTGGTGATCCTGATAGTACTCTTCCTTTTTTTTACAATGAAAAGTTTACGATTGAGGGAAATGCCTTACTAAATGCACTTCACTGTGCTCATATAAAACTTAAAGAATCAAATATTCAAAAAACATATTCGCAAAGAGGAGCTGTGTCTTTGGGAGCGGTGGCCTTATCTGAAAATGTGATTAATGTGGCCTCTGTTGGTAATTGCTGCGTTAAGTTGTACAAAAAAGGTAAAGTAGAAACTCTAATTAGGCCAGATACTTTGAATGATATTTCAAAAGATGATCATCACCACGGAAATTTATCTTGTCCTATGAATGCGTTAGGCCTATTTGATAAACTTCATTTTGAGATGAAAGAAATTAAGGCCGACAAAGGTGATCAGTTGATATTAATGACAGATGGTGTATATAACTATATCGAAAATCAAGAGTTGGTCTTTATTTTGCAAAAAGATGGCCTAAATTTGAAAGAGAAAATAAATGAACTGATGTCTCTGGCCAATTCTCGTGGAAATTTAGACAATCAGTCGTGTATCATTCTTAAATTCTAAACTCACGTTTTTTCATCAATTATTCTTTCCCTTGCTAGGTAATTGACTTTAGGCCAAAATAAAGTACAAGGAGTTTTATGAGTACCAAAGTTCTTGTTGCAGATGATAGTTTAACTATACAAAAAGTCATAAGTATTACACTTTCCACTTTGGATTACGATGTATTAGAGTGCTATGACGATAAGGCATTATTTGATGTTCTTAAAAAAGAAAAATTTGATATAATTCTCCTTGATTTTAATCTATCAGATGAAAGGTCTGTGTATGAAATTTGTGCAGAGATTCGGAAACAGGATAATTCAGTAAAAATAATGGCCATGTTAGGTACTTTTGATTCTGTTGATAGTGATCAGGCCAGTAAGGTTTTTCTTAATGACTATATTGTTAAACCATTTGAGAGTGCAAAGTTCATAAATAAACTTCGTACTTTAACAAGTACTGATGGCCCCATTGAGCAGAATGATGATGTAGAAGAAGATTTAATTTGGGAAGAAAGCTCTCACAATTTTGAACAAAATAAGTTTGATAGTCATTTTTCTGAAGATGAAGACGAAGGTCTTGGAGAATGGCAAGTAGAGACTCCAGGGTTTGGTAAAGAAGGCCTTCATGAAAAAACAGAATCATCGATTAATGATTTAACAGCAATGGGAGTAAACCTTCTAAAACAAGAATTATCTGGCTGGGGAGTTGAAGTACCAGGGGTTATCGGTAAAAATCAAACTGAAGGGATGATTCCGCCCATAATAGATGGGATTGATCCCTTGGAGGCCGATCCTAAAGAAGAAGGCACTGGAATTACAAAATTTGTTCCGCGCACTTCGGTTGAAGATTATGAAGAAAGTGCAATAGAGTTGAAAGATAATGTTTCTCTTGAAGATGAGCTTGGTGAAGTTACAGGCAATATAGATATTTCAGAGATGGATTTAGAAAGTGAACCACAAATGGTTCCTGAAGATGATGATCTGGCCTATCCTGAGCAAAGCGATATTGAAGAAGAAATCGAATTTCAAAATGATGCGGATGATGATTTAGAAGATAGATTAACAGATGATTTAACTACAAAACTCATATCTCTAGATGATTTAAATATTGAAGAGGAAGATAAACTTGTTGAAGACCAGCTTGAAGTCACTGAAGATGAAATAAATTTATCAAGTCTTACTAGTGAATCTAGAAGTGATTTGGTTAGGGATATTGAAGATGAAATTGGCCCAGATGAGTTCTGGGCAACGGATGTGATTACTCCATTAGAAATAGAAGAAAATGATCAAATTTTGGAAGAAATGGAAGAAGAAGAGTTTCAAATTCCTAAGAAACACTTAGAAGAGAGTCTTTCCACTAATTTTTCTAAATCCATAGAAGAAGCACAGAAAGCTCTTGCTGAAATTGAGTCTTCACCGGCACAAAAAATAAGTGATTATGTAAATCCTAGTAGTGAAAGAACAAATGATGATGTCAATTTTAATATCGATAAGGAGTCTTTCAAGAAAAGCTTAAGTTCTCAACAAGGTAATGACTCTATAAATGTTCCGGTTATTGATGAAGAAAAAATAATTTCAAGCTTGAAAGGGTCGCTCAAAGCGATGATCGAAGAAACTGTAAAACAATATTGTTCGGAGAGTATTGAAAAAGTTGCTTGGGAAGTTATTCCAGATCTTGCTGAGAATATTATTAAAAAAGAACTCGATGAAATTGCTCAAAGTGTAAAGTCCTCAGCAGATTCTTAATGTAGCAGAATATATCTTTTTTTGTTCTCCTGATTTATCTTCTAGAACAAGGGCCGCACCACTTTCATCAATGCCTATGAAGGTGCCTTTGAAAGTTTTATTATCTTCGATAATCTCAACTTTTTTATTCATATGAAAGCAATTATGACTAAATAGGGGATAAATTTCATCTGGTGTAAATCTATTGGCAATAAAATATAGATACAGAAGCGCGGTTAAATTTTTTGTATCAATAGGTTCAATTTTTGTTTCAAACAGATTTCCATATTCAAAATCTTTTTTTTCTTTTGGACAAAAGAAGTTCAAACCTATTCCAATAATACATATTCCGTCTACAAAGTGGGAGATAATACCTCCAATTTTTTCACCTTTCTTATTTAGTAAATCGTTTGGCCATTTGAAATAAATTTCTATGTCATATTCTGCCTTGATAAAATCTTTGAGAATAATAGCGCACTCTATTGGTGTGAGTTCAATTTTCTCATTGGGTTGAAGAGTAAAAGAGAAGGCCAGAGAGTTTTTCAAATGTTGCCATGAGTTATTTGATCTTCCAATTCCACTCGTTTGCCTTTCCGTACTGACGAGTGTCATAAGGGAGGGCAATTTTTTAGAGTCTACAAGGTTTTTGAGATAGATCTGAGTTGATTCTACTTCGTTTAAATGTATGTGTTCAAGTTTCATGTTGATTCACCTTGAATAATTTTTTATATTGCACTCAATCAGTTAAATCTAAATCATATGGAGTACAGATGTCTCTTATCAAAAGATCAGTTCCTCGTGAAATAAAATTTACTATAGGGATAAATCCTTATGCTGCAGGAAGTGTGATGGCCGAGTTTGGAAATACAAAAGTTCATATAACGGCCACTGTGGAAGAAGAAGTTCCAAGATTTTTAAAGGGAACAGGTAAAGGATGGGTCACAGCAGAATACAATATGTTGCCAACTTCAACACATGAGAGAATTGGAAGAGAGAGATCAAAAGTTAGTGGACGTACACAGGAAATTCAAAGACTTATAGGTAGGAGTTTGCGTGCAATTGTTAATTTTGAAAAGCTAGGGGAAAGGCAAATTATTATTGATTGTGATGTGATGGTCGCTGATGGTGGAACGAGAACAACATCAATTTCTGGGGCATATATTGCTCTGGCCATTGCAATAAAAGGATTGATGAATCAAGGAAAATTGAAAGAATCACCACTTCTTGAGCCAATTGGTGCGTTGAGTGTGGGGATTGATAAGGAAGGAAAAATAATTGCTGATCTCAATTATGAAGAAGATTCAAGTTGTGAGGCCGATGTAAATATTGTGATGACAAAAAGTGGCAAGTTTGTTGAAGTCCAAGGTACTGCTGAGGGTTTGCCTTTTTCAAGAGATCAACTCAATGCGCTTATCGATTGTTCACAGTTAGCACTTCAAGAGGTTTTCAAAAAGCAAGATGAGATTTTGCGATGAAGTTTTTTTTGGCAAGTTCAAATTCTCATAAGGCGAAAGAATTTGATGATTTGTATAGTGATTCTGTTGTAGAAATAGAAAGTATAAGTGAAAAGATACATGTTGAAGAAACTGGAACGACATTTAATCAAAATGCACTTCTTAAGGCCCAAGCTTATTATGATAAATTTAAAAGGCCTATTATGTCAGATGATTCTGGACTTGTTGTTGATGCCTTACCGAATGAATTAGGAATTTATTCAGCTCGATTTGGTGGAGAAGGTTATGATGACGAAGGGAGGGCAAGGTTACTTTTAAAAAAAATGGAGGGAGTGCCAGACAGCAAAAGAAGTGCTTATTTTTTATGTGTTCTTTGCTTCTATATCAATCCACAGGAGATTTTTTTCTTTGAAGGAAGAGTAAATGGTAAAATTGCTCTTGATTATATTGGAGAAGAAGGATTTGGATATGATCCTGTTTTTATTCCAGATTTAGGACCTGAGGATAAAACGCTTGCTCAACTTCCAAATTGGAAGCTGATACACTCGCACAGGGCAGTTGCCGTGTCTAAGTCAATACAATTTTTTCAGTCGATTAGTTAATTGATATGCTTCCCATGTCTAATTGACGGCCAATCCTTGTAAAGGGCCTGTGTTGAATTAAATTGGCCAAATGAAATACTGCATTACTTTTCAATGAAGATCACAAATGCTAGAACAGAGGCCTTTAATAATCGCTGTAAGCTCGTCCAGAGGCGGGCGTACGGATTTAAGTCGTTTGGTAACTATCGATTAAAGGTTCTAAATGCTTGTTCTTAAAGGCTGAGTGCGGCGTGCTCCACCATGAAGGGATGGGAGTCGAGTCGAATCATCAAAGAGTGGGATTTTAGATGGTCGGAGCGATAGGATTTGAACCTACGACCCCTTGCTCCCAAAGCAAGTGCGCTACCAAACTGCGCTACGCTCCGATAATGTACCTTGAAATCAGATCTCCATGTATATGGGATGAAACCTTAATTGGCAAGTAAAGAATGGCGTAATTTGCTATCCTTCTCTCTTTTATCTAAGGAGTGACAATTATAGGTTTCGTTAAATTTTAGGTAATAAGCGAAGGTGCAACGTATATTTGGCGACTATAATTTGTGTCTAAAATACCCTAAGTTATTGAGACTAAAAGGTTCGAGTAATAATACTTGCTTTTATTTCAAAAAATACTCCAAATCCTGATTAAATAGTCTCAGGCAGAGGATTAAAAGATTTGTCCTGGGTCTTCTATTTGGACGTCCGCACTCTTTGTACGTATTGAAAAGGGATTTGAAAAACTAAAACTATACAAAGGGTATTAAAATGATGTCTGGCCTAGATGTAAAAAAATATTCAATCTTTTTTATTCTTGCTTTTTTTGGTTTGCTAAATTCATGTCAGGTTCAAAATGAAATAAATAGCTCAAAAAAGAAAAAGAATAATGTTTTTTTAACATCAGATGATAATACAGGGAAAAGTCAAGAAGCTGTTCCTGAAGCTCAAAGCATCGATCTTTGGTTAGAGGGCTGTCACCTTCAAATCATTAATATTGATTATGTTCAAGAGTTCAAAAGCGAAATAACTGAAGGCAACTATCCAAGTCCAATAGAACTGTGTGAAGACAGCGAATATAAAACTATGGCACTAGAAGTATATGATGAATTGATTGAAGTATTCTTAGTTGATACTAGTTTACTTTCTATTCAAGATAATGAGCTTATTGAAGATTTAATACAGGAAGCTTTACGAGAAACAGTTTGTACTTATAGACCAAATATTTGTGCTAACTAGGATGTCATGATGAAAACAAATAAGTATTTAAAAGCATTTTCCAAAATTTTTATTTCAATAATACTTATATCTTGTCAGATGCAGGTTGAAAGTAAAAAAAATACGGAATTAACTTTACCAATAAGCAATAAGGAAACTCCTAATCCTGAAGTTGAAAGAAAACTCACAGCAGTTGAGCTTGGACAGCAAGCACTTGAAGTTTGGTATGATGAATGTTTGGGTGAACTTGAACTATCTGTGGGAGACAATTTAATCCAATACTGTGAAGATAATGATTTTACGACTAAAGCTCTCTTATATTACGATGACCTTATTCATTCAGCACAAGACGCTAGTTATTTTGAAGGTCTATCTGATACAGAAATTTCAGTTGCTTTAAGAAGAATAAATGAAAGAGCTGTGGAGGATTCATATTGTTATTACAGAGGAGAGAGATGTATAAATGGTTACCCTGATGGCCCATTTGATCCTATCGAAGCGTTTAAGGATTTTGATCCAAATGATGATGGTGATAATGATGAAGTTGATCCAGATACTGGATATGATGATGAGCAAGATATTACAATAATAATTAATATAATCTTTAACTTCGATTTTGATTCATCCTATGGATCTTGTATTTATACTGATTATTTTGGAGAGACACAAATTATACCTAATGGTGGAACAACTTTGAGAATGGATGGGACAGAGTTGAATTGCATTAACGGTTATTTGATTAGCGATTTTTAGTATTCTTTTTCTCTATATATAAGAATTTATACAACAGGAATGAAAAGTGATGAATTGTATTGACTGCTATCAGATCTGACACTCGGGCATTTTTGATCATTTTACTTTTAACTGTAAGATTTTATCAAAGTGTTCGTTCTTACTTATTTCCTTCTATATTATAACTGCTTTTTCATCAAGCCCCCTTTGCAAATATGATGATAAATTTTTATCATTCCATTTTTTTATCCCCTCATTAAATGTTTCCATTGGAGTTCTTCCATTGCACATCTTACCCTGATGAGTTCTACTATTATTAAATTTATAAATAAATTCATCTAAGTCTGCTTGAAGCTGTTCAAGGGAATTATAAATTTTCTTCCTGAAGGCCACTTGGTAAAACTCATCTAATATCGTCCTATGAAAACGTTCACATATTCCATTAGTTTGTGGGTGTCTTGCTTTGGTTTTTGTGTGATCAATATCTTTTATGGCCAGATAGAGTTGATACTCATGCTCTTCTGCGCGTCCACAAAACTCTGTTCCTCGGTCAGTTAACATTCTTAGTATTGGGACATTTTTTTCATCAAAAAATGGAATTACTTTATCATTTAAAATATCTGCAGCACAAATTGCTGTCTTCATCTGATAAAGTTTTGCAAAAGAGACTTTCGAATATGTATCCACAACCGTTTGTTGATATATTCTTCCAACTCCTTTAATGGTTCCGACATAAAAAGTATCTTGAGAAACTAAATATCCAGGGTGATGAGTCTCAATTTCCCCATGTGCCTCCTTTTCAGTTTCTTTTTTCTCTAATGCTTTAAGCTGTGCCTCTGTTAAAACTTTTCCCTCCTTAGCGACGATTTTTTCAACGTTTTCAAGACGTTTTTTAAAAGTTTCCAAATTGTTTCTAATCCAAATTCCCCTCACTCCGGCACCTGAGATCGAAAGTACTTCGATTTTAGTTCATTAGATGCTCTCGTCTGTCCATACGCAGGTTCATCAAATGCTATTTGAATAACTGCTTTTTCTATCTCTGGTGCTGTACGATTTTTGAAATTCGGTGAATTTCTTGGTTTATCTAAAAGACCTTCAAGTCCACCCGTGGTTTTGGCCTCTTGGTAACGATAAAAGGTATCACGGGAAACTCCCATGATTTTGCACGCCTTACTGATATTATTTAATTCTGCAGCAAGGTTTAAAAGTCCTAGTTTGTTTTGTACTAATTTTGTTGTAACATTGACTGAAGTCATTGAGATCTCCTTTGTTTAATTTTGTTTCTGATAAAATCAAATTATAAAAGTTGATCTCAATGCTTTCAAATGTAAGGATATTTCCTACTTGATTTGTCGGAATGTCAGATATGATGCTTACTTATACAGATGAATGTCGCTCTTTCTTCCTGGTGTCAATTTTCATCTTCAAAAAAATTATAGTGGAGGCCTCTGAAACGTTGGAGTAAGAATTAAGGTAACTATTTCCATATGAATGTAACCGCTTTTATTAACTGGCCCAATTTAACATCATTTCACTGGATAAAATTCGATCAATGCGCTCCATTTTGCTTTTCATCATTCTGCCCATTTTCACCCTTATAATAGTGTAATATCGAATTAATATTCTTCCTATCAACAGTGAGACTACTTTTATTGCTGGCCTTATCTCCCTCATCTCCTGATGTTTTTTTCACGAGGTTAAAATGTTCTGGGGAAACATCTGTAGATGCGGGATCTTGTGATTTACTAGGATCATAGGCAGAGTCTTTTAATTCGCGCTGAATAGACATGTAATTTCCGGTACTATTTTCTCCTCCTCCTATGGAAAGATAGCCTGAGACGATATTATTATAGTGAGCAAGTGCTTTATAATCATCACCCTTATTTTCAATTTCATTTCTAATGATTTCAAATTGATCATTGTCAATTGAATCTCCTTCATTCAATCCTAAAGTTTTCTTTTTAATTTTATTTTTAATCTCATCAAGAATTGCTTCCTTTTCAGCTTTATAATATGATTCAACTTTTTCCATTAATACCTTTGGATCGTCTCCAAATTTTTTAAAAAGCTTTTTGATTTCATCATCAGATCGTCCATCTTTTTTGAGATATTCTACTACAGCTTCTTTATCATTTTTATCGACCTCTGCTATTTTACGTAGCTGTATCTTTGTTTTTAGCTTGGCCTCTAATTCCATCTCTTTAAGTCTATCAACCATATAATCATTGCCGAGAATTTCTTTACATTCAGGAATTTCTTTTGCGGTTTTCGCATTTTGTTCTGCAGCTGCTTTGCAAGTATCTAATAACTTGATCTGTTTTTCTTTTAACTCATCAAATTTAGCGTTTTTTGCAACTTCATTGCTAGACAGAGAGGAGAGTTCGTCAAGCCCATCCTCATTATTTTCCCTTCCATAGTTATAGGAGTGAATATTGCTGGCCCCAACTCCAACCCCTCCTCTGGCAATATTTAGCATAAAATCAACTTCTCCAGCTACATCTAGATTGGTTCGAATTTCTTTGATTGTATTCACGACAGCACATGCTTTTTGATTTGAAATGTTATCTACTCCAGAATAATTCTCTCTCTTTTGACAAATGAGTACAATATTAATCATACATTCATCCCAAATTGCAGCAGCTGTAGATTTAATATCCCCTGTTGGAGCTTTACAGCGATCAGAGGAAAATTTTGCACTCACGTTTTGTAATGTTTCATCTGAACATTCTGTTTGTAAAAGTGAAATATTAAATTTTTTGTTAGAGTCTCTTTTTTTTGGATCACTTGTATCAGCATATTTAAAATTGTTTTGAGGGTCAGCAAATAGGCAGTATGAGGAAATATTACTCAAAATCGCTTTCGTCATTGTTCCTATGTAGAGTTGATTAAAATTTTTATGGTCGGTAATCTTAACTTGTCCAGCTTTTTTAAGGGCCTCTTGGTCACCATAAAACGCCTTTGCAATTTTATCTGAAAGATACTTATTAAGTTTATCAAAGTCTGGATCAGTAACGATTTCATGTCCAGGAATTGACGTATCATGAAAAGCAATTTGATCTTTTTGTTCACCGGTAGATGATGTGTTTTTCTCTTGAGATTTTTTGTAAGAAAGATATTTTTTAATAATCGCTTCCAACTTGTCTCTTCCATTTAGATCAAGCAGCTGATAGATACAATTTTCTTGTGAATGTTCGACATTCTGCTTAGTACAAACTTCATTCCATTTTTCTTCTGTAGCGCAATCATTTTCAACGAGTTTTTTTATTTCAGGATCTTTAACAAGCATCTGTTCAAGGGTGATTTCTTTAGGAACAGGAGGGCCTTCAAGTTCTGCTGAAGCTAGAGTTGAAATGATCATTAAAATTGAGAAAAAGATTACCCTCATATGCCTATCTTATCGTATTATTGGATTAAATTGTTTAAGTATTAGTCTCTAGTTCTTAATGATGTGTGATTTTAGATAGTTGGCGTAGGAATTGGTTTTCATCACTCTGCCACATTATGAATGCCACAATTAAGTAGTGATTTTGAATACTTACCATATTTACCCTTTAATTTAAGACACTTATCCTTAGCTAAAGAGCAATCCCTTTCAATCCCTAAAATTTCCTTAATAGAATATCTGATGTTTGAAAAGTAATCTTCATCCCTATAAAGGTTACAGTTCACTCCCTCGTCCCATGCAGTATCAATATAGTCACGAATATCAAACTTTTTATTCACTTTCCATTTATAGACAAATTTTAAGTCTGAGAATTTTTCAATTTCACGACCGAAAAACTGCTTTCCAGTGAAGAGGATTGTATCGATAATATGCTTTTCACAACCAATATAAGGTTCAGCGAAAAAATTTGAAAATGAACTTTTTAATGGATCTCTCCCGGTTTTTAAGACATCATTCCAAAATCTCATTCCATTGAAATTTGCAACAAGATCAGCATGTGAATAGACTCCAGTTGTAATGAGTCCAAACTTTCCACTTTCTTTATCGATTCCCCAATTGACAGCACTTCCAAATTCCGGTGTCGACTCATTGTAGAATTCATCACTATCTAAATAGGCTATTTCAAAATAGCTTTTTCCTTCTGCAAAAAAATGACCTAGCTTGTCTAGGCCTATAACCATTCCTCCAATATTAACTACACTACTTAAACCTTTCAGGTTAAGAGACATTCCCTGGAAAAAGTTAACATTACGATACATTGAGTATTCTAGAGGAGTTTCTACTGTATAAGGATAAAGAAGATTTCTAAGTTTTGTATCTAATGAATATCCTTTCAAACCAATCGTTGTTTGAAATATTTTTTTTTCGAGAGCTTCATATAGATTTTCAGGATTGCAAAAATCACTTCTTCCTTCTAAATCTTCTTTATCTTCTTCTATTTCTGAATTTGCGAGCTCTACAGCTTGAGAAATCTTTTGATTGAAGTAATTATTGATGACATCAGTAGCGTCATCTAGTTCCATTACTTCTTCTCTGGTTGTAAAACTGTCTATTTCAGCACATATGCCGTTTAAAGTAATGGAAAGTATGATGATGAGACCCAACTTATTCATGGGAAATATTTCCCACGGCAGTGCAATAGTGGTCAAGGGAATTGTCGCTAAAAGTAAATTTTTCCAACTTATTAATGACTGCAAGACTTAGCTATGTTAACACTTCTCAAGTCAAAATTTGTTGAGTTACTAAAAATAATGAAACAAAAAAATTTTTTGATTCGTATCTTAAATAATTTACGTGAGGTCATGATGTCATCAGTTAATACCAATGAAATTAAAAAAAGTATCATCGGAGAGTATAGGGAACTTACTGTTGCTGCTGTTCTTCTTGGCTTGATACAGGGAATTATCTTAAATATAGCTTTCGTCTATGCTGCTCTAAAGCTTGGATTTTCAATTGGAGGAAGCACTGTTGCAGCAATTATGGGATATGCTCTTCTTAAAGGGATCCTTGGTAAAGGTACAAGTATTGAAAACAATATAAATCAAACCATCGCTTCAGGAATCAATACTGCTGGAACAGGTGTCGTTTTTACTTTGCCTGCCCTTTTTCTTTTAAATAAATCTTATCAAGAGGCCGGACTTGCTAGTCTTTCGTTTTCCCCATGGCCGTTTATTATTGCTGGAATTGCTGGATCATTTTTAGGTGTTGTCTTAATCATTCCTCTTAGAAAACAAATGATTGATCTTGATAGACTTCGATTTCCAAGTGGAGTGGCCGTCACTTCAATCATTAGATCTGGTTCCTCTGGACTTGGAAAAGCTAAATTACTAGGTACCGGATTTTTAATAAGTGCAATCTGGAAAGTTCTATTGGACACAGGTGTATTTCCCGAAGAATTCAATTTTAGCTTTGGACTGCTCCCCGAATACTTATCTCCTTATGTCTACCTGTCCCTTATGAACTTAGCGGCAGGTCTTCTTGCTGGAAAAGGAGGATTGCCGTTTCTTGCAGGTGGAGTCCTTGCTTGGTGGGTGATTTCTCCGATGGCCGTTAATTTTGGTTGGACTGAAGGAGTCGAAAAAAGCGCCGAAGTAGGGATGCTGTATGGAAAAATGATGAAACCACTGGGAATTGGGACATTGATCGGAGGAGCACTTATGGGTGTGATCATGACTTTTCCTGCTATTAAAAGTGCACTACGCTCATTAATGATGGCCACTCAGACAGCTAAAACAGGAGGCAAGATTGTTGGGCATGATGAGATGCCATTTAATGTTCTAATTTATGGATTAGTTTTTTCAGTGATTCTCTTTTTTTGTGCTTCTTATATGATTGATGGTGTGACCTTTTTTCAGGCCCTGTTGGTTTCTATAGTAGGACCTCTTTGGCTGGGACTGGCCTCTCTCATTGTTGCTCAGGCCACAGGAATGACTGATATTTCTCCTATGTCGGGCATGGCCCTCATAACAGTCACAATTATCATGTTTCTACTTAACAAAAACATTGCCGCGGCCATGGTTGTTGCCGTTGCTGTTTGTGTGGCCATTGGACAGGCCGCAGATATGATGCAAGACCTTAAGACTGGATTTATGATTGGAGGTCGTCCCATAAAACAAGGAGCTGCTCAATTTGCCTTGACCTGGATTGGAGTTATTATCTCTGTGGGCACAGTCTATGTTCTTTGGGAGTCTCCCACTAAGTTTGGGCCAGGTACCCCACTTCCAGCTCCTCAGGCAGGAGTTTTAATGGGGATAATAAATGGACTAAAAGACGGCTCCGTACCTATAGATAAATATATATTAGGTGGAACGATAGGAGCAATATTGACATCTGCTCCTATGGCCGGACTTGGAGTTTTAATAGGGCTTGCCATGTATTTACCTTTTTCGATCACACTAGGGTATGGGATTGGTTGTCTAGCTCAAATGTTTCTTGAAAAGACAAAAGGCCCCGCATTTTGTGAACATAAACTCGTTCCCTTTGCTGCAGGACTAATTATTGGTGAGGCCTTAACAGGGGTTATTAGTGCATTTATTCAAATTCTTAAATCTTAAGTAGGTATGAAATATGAAAATGATAGGTGAAATTCTTTTTGGAATTGGATCAATAATAGCAATTTGTGCAGCAGCGAAGTTGCCTAAGCTTGGGGAGACTTACCCTGATACGCTTGGGCCATTTTGGGTTGGAATTGTATTAGCAATCGCTGGCTCAATTGCTTGGCATTTAAGGGTTAAAAAAAGTATTCATGCAGAACTTAATGAACATAAAAAATTAGGAACTTCACCTGCTGACTTTTTACACAGAGCACTTATTCAGGCAAAGGAACTTAAAAAAGAGATACATCATCTTTCTGAAAGTCAAATTTGTAAAAGAACTGATTTGATCTTAGAAAATGACATCGCTCCTTTTGTAGAGTTTAAACAGGCGCTCATCAATATGTATGGTATGTCTCATGGGGTAGATATCCTTGCAAAAATGGCATTTGGAGAGCGGATGCTCAACAGGGTATGGTCAGCAGCATCTGATAAACATAAACCTGAAGCAACGAGTTCGCTCGATGAGGCCATTATGGCCATTGAATCTGCTGTAGAACATATTGATCAGTTGAGTCGTTAGATTTAACGATTATTTTTGCTGTATGACTTTTTCATTTTCGTCGATTTGAAATTGTTTATCAATTCCCTTTTCCTTTGTTGTGAATGATCTGTTACTTCCATTTATTTTAATTTCAGTTTCCGAGGAACTTTGAAAAAGCTGTTCAAGCACTTTTTCTACTATTTTTTGATTTTGGACGGCCTCTTCTGGTACTACAGAACAAGATTTTGAAATTTCACAATAGTTACCCATTGTTTTTTTTATTTGACCATTTATGTAATCTCCAACAAGAGTGTTGTTGAGGTTTTTGTATGCATTATGTTTGAGAGCAAATAGAGATAATTCATCAAATTCAAGTTTATTTTGTAATTGAT
The nucleotide sequence above comes from Halobacteriovoraceae bacterium. Encoded proteins:
- a CDS encoding OPT/YSL family transporter, whose amino-acid sequence is MSSVNTNEIKKSIIGEYRELTVAAVLLGLIQGIILNIAFVYAALKLGFSIGGSTVAAIMGYALLKGILGKGTSIENNINQTIASGINTAGTGVVFTLPALFLLNKSYQEAGLASLSFSPWPFIIAGIAGSFLGVVLIIPLRKQMIDLDRLRFPSGVAVTSIIRSGSSGLGKAKLLGTGFLISAIWKVLLDTGVFPEEFNFSFGLLPEYLSPYVYLSLMNLAAGLLAGKGGLPFLAGGVLAWWVISPMAVNFGWTEGVEKSAEVGMLYGKMMKPLGIGTLIGGALMGVIMTFPAIKSALRSLMMATQTAKTGGKIVGHDEMPFNVLIYGLVFSVILFFCASYMIDGVTFFQALLVSIVGPLWLGLASLIVAQATGMTDISPMSGMALITVTIIMFLLNKNIAAAMVVAVAVCVAIGQAADMMQDLKTGFMIGGRPIKQGAAQFALTWIGVIISVGTVYVLWESPTKFGPGTPLPAPQAGVLMGIINGLKDGSVPIDKYILGGTIGAILTSAPMAGLGVLIGLAMYLPFSITLGYGIGCLAQMFLEKTKGPAFCEHKLVPFAAGLIIGEALTGVISAFIQILKS